The following are encoded in a window of Hyalangium minutum genomic DNA:
- a CDS encoding pre-peptidase C-terminal domain-containing protein has translation MRHLLKGTLLALCALVFSLSVASCHGGESPANPCEGVVCGAGHCMASDGRPACMCDAGYHADGLTCVKDNEPPKNPCEPNPCLQPGRRICLVVADRAVCGCDPGTVEGPGGTCVVPNPCDPNPCTLPNKTDCSVSNGQAVCSCVSGYEPDGEECKPEQTVTCTGQHTEGDSFEPDECPALARAVDAGGTQNEAHTLSPLGDEDWLKLTASAGHIYEVVATSAASERLDLDLYAADGTTVLASDHSGQTPVQLVHKATVAGELYFRIRSSVSGDAGAYTLSIVDLGVDDFADEPALATVLTTPSGTPVAGALQFDGDRDVVKLPLTAGHSYRFEAAWSATSTASLKLELIAPDRTTVVVSSQQVAPQGLTRITSSGDYYLRVQEATGKVRAAYSFTVTDLGVDDHGDGASESSPVIIGAPPADGGFERPDDVDVLSFQAQAGHIYAFTCNPAGGVSDCHVSLSNAAGTVLATDNNGGTGFIVYEYTQAGTYFFRLSSGGVGSYTYRLEDLGFDDYGDTLATATAVTPAATPTSARLEVPGDVDFLKLEVQADFVYAFTCASTAFTCTLELQDGAGTVLASGSASSDSVRLSHTFLSAGTAYLRISASSAAAMGSYTWQVESQYVDDHGNTIDTATAITPGAASSAGQLEVAGDVDVFRFSATASHIYRFTCSSSALDCDAELLDASGSVIVSATGPETTAVITYEFNSGGTYYFRVQTDSGAAGGYTYSLEELGVDDHGDTSGTATALTVPMSGSGQLETPGDVDVFSFSGAADEVFEFTCTGTSVDCNVLLVNSSGGTVASDTSSSANARILYRLPQAGTWFLHVKSTPVATGSYGYQLVSLGTDEHGDTPATSTPVVVDAPVAGGRIDTSADVDVFSFEALANHIYEITCTSANLSCDLQLMTAAGTVLASNSGANARVVYEVGTAGTYYFRIASVSSTAGTYSYRVVDLGMDDHGDDLASATAITAGAPAANGTLEISGDVDVFSFSAAANHLYEFTCTGTTIDCNVELVHATGTVLASDTSSNTLARVRLQLTAAGTYSLRVVGGSSGNPTGTYSYQLLDLGLDDHGNTPDTSTGVTPGAPPANGTIDNASDVDVFGFDAVAGHIYQFTCSASFDCNVLLTTASGTVVASDTGPSSDALVVFEFSASGTFYFKVSSGNGVLGPYTYELRDLGVDDHGDVMAAATPIAPSTTTSTGRVETFGDVDFFSFSGAASTTYEFSCTTTAIDCNVVFYDSSGNVLQSDTGASTNARVTYVVRSAGTFYVKVSSGTATIGGYSYQLQSLGEDDHGNTINDATPVSPSSSYSNATIEVSTDVDVFSFTAVAGHIYEIECTSSAIDCDVVLMDSAGTVIASDTGRSTSAAVRVELNTAGTYYFRIQPGTASIGSYSYRVRDLGVDDFGDTIATAAPISPMASSAPGQIETSGDFDVFSFSATAGHIYRFTCTGAAGDCDLDLVDEAGTLLARDNAPASSATLLYEIGAAGTYYVKLFFGNASTTVIGGYSYRLEDLGVDDHGDTAATATPITVSTTASTGRVETLGDVDFFSFSGAANTTYEFSCNTTAIDCNVVLYDSSGNVLLSDTGLSPNARVTYLARTAATFFLRVSSGTATIGDYTYQLSNLGTDDHGNTNESATPVTPSTTYSNARINASTDVDVFSFTAVAGHIYEVECSTSAFDCNLVLMDATGATIASDLGTGAIARVRVELNTAGTYYFRIQPGTAAFGNYTYRVQDLGLDDHGDTLATATLLTPMTSTATGAIEASGDVDVFAFSATAGGIYEFSCTGTGDCDLDLVDGAGALLVRDNTSSTSAKVVYEFDTAGTYYVRLRYGTGSTTVTGNYTYQLKDLGVDDHGDTPATATPITPSTTTSTGKIETLGDLDHFSFSGAVNTTYEFSCTGSGIDCNVVLYDSSGTVVQSDTGTSTTARVTYLVRVAGTFYVRVYSGTAAIGAYTYQLKNLGTDDHGNTLSDATPVTPSTSFSSARIDAAGDVDVFSFTAVAGHIYEVACSTSAFDCDLVLMDAAGTTIASDTGSSTSASVRVELNTAGTYYFRIQPGGSTFGNYTYRVQDLGVDDHGDTLATATPIAASTTYTPAKFEVAGDVDWFSFTAAAGHIYEFHCSSGGSSDCDVYLTDAAGVTVVADTASTLSARVRWEFNTGGTYYVRALVATGSWSTSNSYSYRLEDQGVDDHGDTLATATPIAASTTYTPAKFEVAGDVDWFSFTAVAGHVYEFHCSSAGNVDCNVYLTDAAGTTIVADTASTLSARVRWEFNTGGTYYVRAVVADWNISNGYSYRLEDQGVDDHGDTLATATPIAASTTYTGAKFEVAGDVDWFSFTAVAGHIYEFHCSSAGNVDCNVYLTDAAGTTIVADTASTLSARVRWEFNTGGTYYVRAVVADWNISNSYSYRLEDLGLDDHGDTLASATPIVPSTAYTSAKIDVSGDVDWFSFTAAVGHIYEFHCSSAGNIDCDVYLTDAAGATIVADTTSTLSARVRWEFNTGGTYYLRVVSGNWNLSNGYSYRLEDMGVDDHGDTLATATPVVPSTTATSASLETSGDVDWFSFSAAAGQAFDFFCNTSNFDCDLYLYDASGTLLTQDTSSATSARVTPRFAVAGTYFVKVVGGVGAYSYRLNDRGVDQHSDTFTGATVLTLGTATAGNIEIATDIDFFAVTLEAGTPYTVTPTGITLTLTVYAPNQTTTLYTGAGPGTFTANAGAGTYYVRVAGASSSTGAYTVRIQ, from the coding sequence TGCAGTGTGTCCAATGGCCAGGCTGTCTGCTCGTGCGTGAGCGGCTATGAGCCGGACGGGGAGGAGTGCAAGCCGGAGCAGACCGTCACCTGCACGGGCCAGCATACGGAGGGAGACTCGTTCGAGCCCGATGAGTGCCCGGCGCTCGCGCGCGCCGTGGACGCGGGTGGGACGCAGAACGAGGCGCACACGCTGAGCCCCTTGGGTGACGAGGACTGGCTGAAGCTCACCGCCTCGGCGGGGCACATCTACGAGGTGGTGGCCACGAGTGCGGCGAGCGAGCGGCTGGATCTGGACTTGTATGCCGCAGACGGCACCACGGTGCTGGCCTCGGATCACAGCGGACAGACTCCCGTGCAGCTCGTCCACAAGGCCACGGTCGCCGGTGAGCTGTACTTCCGGATCCGCTCCTCCGTGAGCGGCGATGCGGGCGCCTACACCCTGTCCATCGTGGACCTCGGCGTGGATGACTTCGCGGATGAGCCGGCGCTTGCCACCGTCCTGACGACTCCGAGCGGAACTCCGGTGGCGGGAGCGCTGCAGTTCGACGGAGATCGGGACGTGGTGAAGCTCCCGCTCACGGCGGGCCACAGCTACCGCTTCGAGGCGGCCTGGAGCGCCACGAGCACGGCCTCGCTGAAGCTCGAGCTCATCGCGCCGGATCGCACGACGGTGGTGGTCTCCAGCCAGCAGGTGGCGCCGCAGGGGCTCACGCGCATCACCAGCTCGGGGGACTACTATCTGCGGGTCCAGGAGGCCACGGGGAAGGTGCGTGCGGCCTACTCCTTTACCGTGACGGACCTGGGCGTGGATGACCACGGGGATGGGGCCTCGGAGTCTTCTCCCGTGATCATCGGTGCGCCGCCCGCGGATGGCGGCTTCGAGCGCCCCGATGACGTGGACGTCCTCTCGTTCCAGGCGCAGGCGGGCCACATCTATGCCTTCACCTGCAACCCGGCCGGAGGTGTCTCGGACTGCCACGTGAGTCTCTCCAACGCGGCGGGCACCGTGCTGGCCACCGACAACAACGGGGGCACGGGCTTCATCGTCTATGAGTACACCCAGGCGGGGACGTATTTCTTCCGGCTCTCTTCGGGCGGCGTGGGCAGCTACACGTACCGGCTGGAGGACCTGGGCTTCGATGACTACGGCGACACTCTCGCCACGGCCACGGCGGTCACTCCGGCGGCCACGCCCACCAGCGCCCGGCTGGAGGTGCCCGGGGATGTGGACTTCCTGAAGCTCGAGGTCCAGGCCGACTTCGTCTATGCGTTCACCTGCGCCTCGACGGCCTTCACGTGCACCCTGGAGCTGCAGGACGGCGCGGGCACGGTGCTGGCCTCCGGCTCGGCGAGCTCGGACTCCGTGCGGCTCAGCCACACCTTCCTCTCCGCGGGTACGGCCTACCTGCGCATCTCCGCGAGTTCAGCGGCCGCCATGGGCTCGTACACGTGGCAGGTGGAGTCCCAGTACGTGGATGACCACGGCAACACGATCGATACGGCCACGGCCATCACCCCGGGGGCGGCGTCCAGCGCTGGCCAGCTGGAGGTCGCGGGCGACGTGGATGTCTTCCGTTTCTCCGCGACCGCGAGCCACATCTACCGGTTCACGTGCAGCAGCAGCGCGTTGGACTGCGATGCCGAGCTGCTCGACGCCAGCGGCTCCGTCATCGTGAGCGCCACCGGCCCCGAGACGACGGCTGTCATCACCTACGAGTTCAACTCGGGCGGCACGTACTACTTCCGGGTGCAGACCGACTCCGGGGCGGCCGGGGGATATACGTACTCGCTGGAGGAGCTCGGCGTGGACGACCACGGAGATACCTCCGGCACCGCGACGGCTCTCACCGTACCGATGTCTGGCTCGGGCCAACTGGAGACCCCGGGCGATGTGGACGTGTTCTCCTTCAGCGGCGCCGCCGACGAGGTCTTCGAGTTCACCTGCACGGGGACCTCGGTCGACTGCAATGTGCTGTTGGTGAACTCCAGCGGAGGCACGGTGGCGTCCGACACGTCCTCGAGCGCCAACGCGCGAATCCTCTACCGGCTGCCTCAGGCGGGGACCTGGTTCCTGCACGTGAAGAGCACTCCGGTAGCCACCGGGAGCTACGGCTATCAGCTCGTGTCCCTGGGGACCGATGAGCACGGGGATACACCCGCGACTTCGACCCCGGTCGTCGTGGACGCTCCCGTGGCGGGCGGCCGGATCGACACGTCTGCGGATGTCGACGTGTTCTCCTTCGAGGCGCTGGCAAACCACATCTATGAGATCACCTGCACCAGCGCCAACTTGAGCTGCGATCTGCAGCTGATGACCGCAGCGGGGACGGTGCTCGCCTCCAACAGCGGCGCTAACGCGCGGGTCGTCTACGAGGTGGGCACTGCAGGGACCTACTACTTCCGGATCGCCAGCGTCTCCAGCACAGCGGGGACGTACTCGTATCGCGTGGTGGATCTGGGGATGGATGACCACGGCGATGACCTGGCGAGTGCCACGGCCATCACTGCCGGAGCGCCTGCGGCCAACGGCACCCTGGAGATCTCGGGGGATGTGGACGTGTTCTCGTTCTCCGCCGCGGCCAACCACCTCTACGAGTTCACCTGCACGGGCACCACCATCGATTGCAACGTGGAACTGGTGCACGCGACCGGCACGGTGCTGGCCTCGGATACCTCTTCCAACACCCTGGCGAGGGTTCGCCTCCAGCTCACGGCGGCTGGTACGTACTCCCTGCGTGTGGTGGGTGGCAGCTCGGGCAACCCGACGGGCACCTACAGCTACCAGCTGCTGGACCTTGGGCTGGATGACCATGGCAACACGCCCGATACCTCCACGGGTGTGACGCCGGGTGCGCCTCCGGCGAACGGGACGATCGACAACGCCAGCGATGTGGATGTCTTCGGCTTCGATGCCGTGGCCGGCCACATCTACCAGTTCACCTGCTCGGCGAGCTTCGACTGCAATGTGCTGCTCACGACCGCGTCCGGGACGGTGGTGGCCTCGGACACCGGGCCGTCGTCGGACGCGCTCGTCGTATTCGAGTTCTCCGCTTCGGGAACCTTCTACTTCAAGGTCTCGAGCGGAAACGGCGTCCTGGGGCCCTATACCTATGAGCTCCGGGACCTCGGGGTAGATGACCACGGCGACGTGATGGCCGCCGCTACTCCGATTGCCCCCTCCACCACCACCAGCACGGGCCGGGTGGAGACGTTCGGTGACGTGGACTTCTTCTCGTTCTCCGGAGCCGCGAGCACCACCTACGAGTTCAGCTGCACCACCACCGCCATCGACTGCAACGTGGTGTTCTATGATTCCAGCGGGAACGTTCTGCAGTCCGACACGGGCGCCAGCACCAATGCCCGGGTGACCTATGTGGTGCGCTCGGCTGGCACCTTCTATGTGAAGGTCTCCAGCGGGACAGCGACGATCGGTGGCTACTCGTACCAGCTGCAGAGCCTGGGAGAGGACGACCACGGCAACACGATCAACGATGCCACGCCCGTGTCTCCGTCGAGCTCCTACAGCAACGCGACGATCGAGGTTTCCACGGACGTGGACGTGTTCTCGTTCACCGCTGTGGCCGGGCACATCTACGAGATCGAGTGCACCAGCTCCGCCATCGACTGCGACGTGGTGCTGATGGACTCGGCGGGGACGGTGATTGCCTCCGACACCGGTCGTTCCACCTCCGCTGCGGTGCGCGTGGAGCTGAACACGGCAGGCACCTACTACTTCCGCATCCAGCCGGGCACGGCGTCCATTGGCAGCTACTCGTATCGGGTGAGGGATCTGGGAGTGGACGACTTCGGGGACACGATCGCCACGGCCGCGCCCATCTCGCCCATGGCGAGCAGCGCCCCCGGCCAGATCGAGACCTCGGGGGATTTTGACGTGTTCTCCTTCAGCGCCACCGCGGGTCACATCTACCGGTTCACCTGCACGGGGGCCGCGGGCGACTGCGACCTCGATCTCGTGGACGAGGCCGGGACGCTGCTGGCCCGGGACAACGCCCCCGCTTCGTCCGCGACGCTCCTCTATGAGATCGGCGCCGCAGGCACCTACTACGTGAAGCTGTTCTTCGGGAACGCTTCGACCACCGTCATCGGCGGGTACAGCTACCGGCTCGAGGACCTCGGGGTGGATGACCATGGGGACACCGCCGCCACGGCGACGCCCATCACCGTGTCCACCACCGCCAGCACGGGCCGTGTGGAGACGCTCGGTGACGTGGACTTCTTCTCGTTCTCCGGAGCCGCGAACACCACCTACGAGTTCAGCTGCAACACCACCGCCATCGACTGCAACGTGGTGCTCTATGACTCCAGCGGGAACGTGCTGCTGTCGGACACCGGCCTCAGCCCCAACGCGCGGGTGACGTATCTGGCGCGCACGGCGGCCACCTTCTTCCTCAGAGTCTCCAGCGGGACCGCGACGATCGGCGACTACACGTACCAGCTGAGCAACCTGGGCACGGATGACCACGGCAACACGAACGAAAGCGCCACGCCTGTTACGCCGTCCACCACCTACAGCAATGCCAGGATCAACGCCTCCACAGATGTGGACGTGTTCTCGTTCACCGCTGTGGCTGGCCACATCTACGAGGTCGAGTGCTCCACCTCGGCCTTTGACTGCAACCTGGTGCTGATGGACGCAACGGGGGCGACGATTGCCTCCGATCTGGGCACTGGCGCCATCGCTCGGGTGCGCGTGGAGCTGAATACGGCGGGCACCTACTACTTCCGCATCCAGCCGGGCACGGCGGCCTTCGGAAACTACACGTACCGGGTGCAGGACCTGGGTTTGGATGACCACGGAGATACGCTCGCCACGGCCACGCTCCTCACGCCCATGACGAGCACCGCCACTGGCGCGATTGAGGCCTCCGGCGATGTCGACGTCTTCGCCTTCAGCGCCACGGCAGGCGGCATCTACGAGTTCTCCTGCACCGGAACGGGCGACTGCGACCTCGATCTGGTCGACGGCGCTGGAGCCCTCCTGGTCCGGGACAACACCTCCTCCACCTCCGCCAAGGTCGTCTACGAGTTCGACACCGCCGGCACCTACTACGTGCGCCTGCGCTACGGGACTGGCTCGACCACGGTGACCGGGAACTACACCTACCAGCTCAAGGATCTCGGCGTGGATGACCACGGCGACACGCCCGCCACGGCGACGCCCATCACCCCGTCCACCACCACCAGTACCGGCAAGATCGAGACGCTGGGAGACCTGGACCACTTCTCGTTCTCGGGGGCGGTCAACACCACCTATGAGTTCAGCTGCACCGGCAGCGGCATCGACTGCAACGTGGTGCTCTATGACTCCAGCGGCACGGTGGTGCAGTCCGACACCGGTACCAGCACCACCGCTCGGGTGACGTACCTGGTGCGGGTCGCCGGGACCTTCTACGTGAGGGTCTACAGCGGCACGGCGGCGATCGGTGCCTATACCTACCAACTGAAGAACCTGGGCACGGACGACCACGGCAACACGCTGTCCGATGCCACGCCCGTCACGCCGTCCACCTCCTTCTCCAGCGCTCGGATCGACGCGGCGGGTGATGTGGATGTGTTCTCCTTCACGGCGGTGGCCGGTCACATCTACGAGGTGGCGTGCAGCACCTCGGCCTTCGACTGTGACCTGGTGCTGATGGATGCGGCGGGGACGACGATTGCCTCCGATACAGGGAGCTCCACCTCCGCGTCGGTGCGCGTGGAGCTGAACACTGCGGGCACGTATTACTTCCGCATCCAGCCAGGGGGTTCGACCTTCGGGAACTACACATACCGGGTTCAGGATCTGGGCGTGGATGACCACGGAGACACGCTGGCCACGGCGACGCCCATCGCCGCGTCCACCACGTACACCCCTGCGAAGTTCGAAGTGGCAGGGGACGTGGACTGGTTCTCGTTCACGGCCGCTGCGGGCCACATCTACGAGTTCCATTGCAGCAGCGGGGGGAGCTCGGACTGCGACGTGTACCTGACAGATGCGGCTGGAGTGACGGTGGTGGCGGACACTGCATCGACCCTGTCGGCACGGGTGCGGTGGGAGTTCAACACGGGCGGCACGTACTACGTGCGTGCGTTGGTGGCGACGGGGAGCTGGAGCACCTCCAACAGCTACTCGTACCGGCTGGAGGACCAGGGCGTGGATGACCACGGGGACACCCTGGCCACAGCGACACCCATCGCCGCGTCCACCACGTACACCCCTGCGAAGTTCGAAGTGGCGGGGGACGTGGACTGGTTCTCGTTCACGGCGGTGGCAGGCCACGTCTACGAGTTCCATTGCAGCAGCGCGGGGAACGTGGACTGCAACGTGTACCTGACGGACGCGGCCGGGACGACCATCGTGGCGGACACTGCGTCGACCCTATCGGCGCGGGTGCGGTGGGAGTTCAACACGGGCGGCACGTACTACGTGCGCGCGGTGGTGGCGGATTGGAACATCTCCAACGGCTACTCGTACCGGCTGGAGGACCAGGGCGTGGATGACCATGGAGACACCCTGGCCACGGCGACGCCCATCGCAGCGTCCACCACGTATACCGGCGCGAAGTTCGAGGTGGCGGGGGACGTGGACTGGTTCTCGTTCACGGCGGTGGCAGGCCACATCTACGAGTTCCACTGCAGCAGCGCGGGGAACGTGGACTGCAACGTGTACCTGACGGACGCGGCCGGGACGACCATCGTGGCGGACACTGCGTCGACCCTATCGGCGCGGGTGCGGTGGGAGTTCAACACGGGCGGCACGTACTACGTGCGCGCGGTGGTGGCGGATTGGAACATCTCCAACAGCTACTCGTACCGGCTGGAGGACCTGGGACTGGATGACCACGGGGACACCTTGGCCTCGGCGACGCCCATCGTGCCTTCCACTGCGTACACCAGCGCGAAGATTGACGTGTCTGGGGACGTGGACTGGTTCTCGTTCACGGCCGCTGTGGGCCACATCTACGAGTTCCACTGCAGCAGCGCGGGGAACATCGACTGCGACGTGTACCTGACCGACGCGGCGGGGGCGACCATCGTGGCGGACACTACGTCGACCCTGTCGGCGCGCGTGCGGTGGGAGTTCAACACGGGCGGCACGTACTACCTGCGAGTGGTGTCGGGGAACTGGAACCTCTCCAACGGCTACTCGTACCGGCTGGAAGACATGGGCGTGGATGACCACGGGGACACCCTGGCCACGGCGACGCCTGTCGTGCCTTCCACCACGGCCACCAGCGCGTCCCTTGAGACCTCCGGGGATGTGGACTGGTTCTCCTTCTCGGCAGCCGCAGGCCAGGCCTTCGACTTCTTCTGCAACACCAGCAACTTCGACTGTGACTTGTACCTGTATGACGCGTCCGGCACCCTGCTCACACAGGACACGTCCAGCGCGACGAGCGCGCGGGTGACGCCCAGATTCGCCGTCGCCGGCACCTACTTCGTGAAGGTCGTCGGCGGGGTTGGCGCGTACTCCTACCGCTTGAATGATCGCGGCGTGGACCAGCACTCGGACACGTTCACGGGGGCCACCGTGCTCACCCTGGGCACGGCCACCGCGGGCAACATCGAGATCGCGACGGACATCGACTTCTTCGCTGTCACGCTGGAGGCTGGCACCCCGTACACGGTGACGCCGACGGGCATCACCCTCACGCTCACCGTGTACGCCCCGAACCAGACGACGACGCTCTACACCGGCGCGGGGCCTGGAACCTTCACCGCCAACGCGGGAGCGGGCACCTATTACGTCCGCGTGGCGGGAGCCTCTTCGAGCACCGGTGCTTATACGGTGAGGATCCAGTAG
- a CDS encoding Tex family protein, translating into MHAYAVELSQELGLKPEQVDKTLALNAEGATVPFIARYRKEATGGLDEVQIQTILDRAAERSEFDARRETILRTIEGQGKLTPELVKAIQRAKTRTELEDLYLPYKPKRRTRAAIARERGLEPLADLIWKQEVPRGEDKAARVRPYVNPEKEVPDVEAALAGARDICAERVSEDAGLRRTARELCVQKGRLRSEVVPAKKNETTKFESYYEHEETLAQAPSHRVLALLRGEAEQVLRVKVLFPDDEAKGLLTSRVVTKHQALFAPELRAAAEDAWERLLGPSLESELRAELKERADRQAIGVFGENLRHLLLAAPAGTRPVVALDPGLRTGVKMVMLDATGSVAATATLYTERSPDERARAARQLAEVVQKHKPELIAVGNGTGSREAEGFVREVLEKLEAKVPVVSVSEQGASVYSASEVAREEFPEMDVSLRGAVSIGRRLQDPLAELVKIDPKSIGVGQYQHDVDQGLLKKKLGEVVDSCVNAVGVDVNTASPQLLEHVSGVGPSLAKKLVAHRSKKGAFTTRRELLKVSGLGPKTFEQAAGFLRVRGPEPLDASAVHPERYAVVERMAKDLGVEVSALVGNASLVRKIDPKRYLGPDLGELTLQDILSELEKPSRDPRGDFSAPSMREDLKTLEDVKEGMVLQGVVTNVTAFGAFVDVGVHQDGLVHVSQLATRFVKDPAEVVKVGDRLTVKVLSVDLARKRLALSVRAVQEGGAAQASPGRPPAANTGRMTERPSGGRDSAPSRAPSGKPAPSEKKGPEPFNNPFRNLKR; encoded by the coding sequence ATGCATGCCTACGCCGTCGAGCTGTCTCAGGAGCTGGGCCTCAAGCCCGAGCAGGTGGACAAGACCCTCGCGCTCAATGCCGAGGGCGCCACCGTCCCCTTCATCGCCCGCTACCGCAAGGAGGCCACCGGAGGCCTGGATGAAGTGCAAATCCAGACCATCTTGGATCGCGCCGCCGAGCGCTCTGAGTTCGACGCCCGCCGGGAGACCATTCTCCGCACCATCGAGGGCCAGGGGAAGCTGACGCCGGAGCTGGTCAAGGCCATCCAGCGTGCCAAGACGCGTACCGAGCTGGAGGACCTCTACCTCCCGTACAAGCCCAAGCGCCGCACCCGCGCCGCCATCGCCCGGGAGCGCGGGCTGGAGCCGCTCGCGGACCTCATCTGGAAGCAGGAGGTGCCTCGCGGCGAGGACAAGGCCGCCCGGGTGCGCCCCTACGTGAATCCGGAGAAGGAGGTGCCCGACGTGGAGGCGGCGCTCGCGGGCGCGCGCGACATCTGCGCCGAGCGCGTCTCCGAGGACGCGGGCCTGCGCCGCACCGCGCGCGAGCTGTGCGTCCAGAAGGGGCGCCTGCGTTCGGAGGTGGTCCCCGCCAAGAAGAACGAGACCACCAAGTTCGAGTCCTACTACGAGCACGAGGAGACGCTCGCCCAGGCGCCCTCGCACCGCGTGCTGGCGTTGCTGCGCGGCGAGGCCGAGCAGGTGCTCCGTGTGAAGGTCCTCTTCCCGGATGACGAGGCCAAGGGCCTGCTCACCTCGCGCGTGGTGACGAAGCACCAGGCGCTCTTTGCTCCGGAGCTGCGCGCCGCCGCTGAGGATGCCTGGGAGCGGCTGCTGGGTCCCTCGCTGGAGTCCGAGCTGCGCGCGGAGCTGAAGGAGCGCGCGGACCGGCAGGCCATTGGCGTGTTCGGCGAGAACCTGCGTCACCTGCTGCTGGCGGCTCCGGCGGGCACGCGGCCCGTGGTGGCGTTGGATCCAGGCCTGCGCACCGGCGTGAAGATGGTGATGCTGGATGCCACCGGCAGCGTGGCGGCCACGGCCACCCTCTACACCGAGCGCTCGCCGGATGAGCGCGCCCGCGCCGCCCGGCAGCTCGCCGAGGTGGTGCAAAAGCACAAGCCCGAGCTGATCGCCGTGGGCAACGGCACCGGCAGCCGCGAGGCCGAGGGCTTCGTGCGCGAGGTGCTCGAGAAGCTCGAGGCGAAGGTTCCCGTCGTCTCCGTGAGCGAGCAGGGCGCCTCCGTGTACTCGGCCTCAGAGGTGGCTCGTGAGGAGTTCCCCGAGATGGACGTGTCCCTGCGTGGAGCGGTGTCCATCGGCCGCCGCCTGCAAGACCCGCTGGCCGAGCTGGTGAAGATCGATCCCAAGAGCATTGGCGTGGGCCAGTACCAGCACGACGTGGACCAGGGCCTGCTCAAGAAGAAGCTGGGCGAGGTGGTGGACTCGTGCGTGAACGCCGTGGGCGTGGACGTGAACACCGCGTCTCCGCAGCTCCTGGAGCACGTGTCCGGCGTGGGCCCTTCTCTGGCGAAGAAGCTGGTGGCCCACCGCAGCAAGAAGGGCGCCTTCACCACGCGCCGCGAGCTGCTCAAGGTGAGCGGTCTGGGGCCCAAGACGTTCGAGCAGGCCGCCGGCTTCCTGCGCGTGCGAGGCCCCGAGCCGCTGGACGCGAGCGCCGTGCACCCCGAGCGCTACGCCGTCGTCGAGCGCATGGCGAAAGACTTGGGCGTGGAGGTGAGCGCGCTGGTGGGCAACGCCTCGCTGGTGCGGAAGATCGATCCGAAGCGCTACCTGGGGCCTGACCTCGGAGAGCTGACGCTCCAAGACATCCTCTCCGAGCTGGAGAAGCCGAGCCGCGACCCGCGAGGAGACTTCTCCGCGCCGTCGATGCGGGAGGACCTGAAGACGCTGGAGGACGTGAAGGAGGGCATGGTGCTCCAGGGCGTGGTGACCAACGTCACCGCGTTCGGCGCCTTCGTGGACGTGGGTGTGCACCAGGATGGGCTCGTGCACGTGTCCCAGCTCGCCACGCGCTTCGTGAAGGACCCGGCCGAGGTCGTGAAAGTGGGCGACCGGCTTACGGTGAAGGTTCTCTCCGTGGATCTGGCCCGCAAGCGGTTGGCGCTCTCGGTGCGCGCGGTGCAGGAGGGTGGGGCGGCGCAGGCGTCTCCGGGCCGGCCTCCCGCGGCCAACACCGGGCGCATGACGGAGCGGCCTTCGGGCGGGAGGGACAGCGCGCCGAGCCGTGCGCCCAGTGGCAAGCCGGCGCCCTCGGAGAAGAAGGGCCCCGAGCCCTTCAACAACCCGTTCCGCAACCTCAAGCGCTGA
- the gstA gene encoding glutathione transferase GstA, whose translation MKLYYAPGACSQNPHIMLREAGLKFDLVKVDLGTHKTEKGADFYGINPKGYVPALELDNGQVLTENIAIVQYIADQKPETKLAPAAGSFDRYRLQEWLAFISTEIHKTFGPLWNPNLPEAEKKATQDKIGKRFDYVAKNLEGKQFIMGDHFTAADAYMFVMLQWANHHKLQVPAALKSYGERLAARPAIKATLEAEFGKQ comes from the coding sequence ATGAAGCTCTACTACGCCCCCGGTGCTTGTTCGCAGAACCCGCACATCATGCTGCGTGAGGCCGGTCTGAAGTTCGACCTCGTGAAGGTGGATCTCGGCACGCACAAGACCGAGAAGGGCGCGGACTTCTACGGCATCAACCCCAAGGGCTATGTGCCGGCGCTGGAGCTCGACAACGGCCAGGTGCTGACCGAGAACATCGCCATCGTGCAGTACATCGCCGACCAGAAGCCCGAGACGAAGCTGGCGCCCGCCGCTGGCTCGTTCGATCGCTACCGCCTGCAGGAGTGGCTGGCCTTCATCAGCACGGAGATCCACAAGACCTTCGGCCCGCTGTGGAACCCGAACCTGCCCGAGGCCGAGAAGAAGGCCACGCAAGACAAGATCGGCAAGCGCTTCGACTACGTCGCCAAGAACCTGGAGGGCAAGCAGTTCATCATGGGCGACCACTTCACCGCCGCCGACGCCTATATGTTCGTGATGCTGCAGTGGGCCAACCACCACAAGCTGCAGGTGCCGGCCGCGCTGAAGTCCTATGGCGAGCGGCTCGCTGCCCGGCCCGCCATCAAGGCCACGCTCGAGGCCGAGTTCGGCAAGCAGTAA